In Lacrimispora indolis DSM 755, a genomic segment contains:
- a CDS encoding helix-turn-helix domain-containing protein, translating to MDLKERIKELCKKNNISMNQLEQELDFSKGYISKLGKSTPNATKIQQLANRLGVTVDYLMNGTVKRDDREYYYTNEETCKIAQEIFENPDLRSLFYAAKDLSSERLKAHIDFMQSLKRQEEKYNDEGC from the coding sequence ATGGACTTAAAAGAGCGTATCAAAGAATTATGCAAGAAAAATAATATTTCAATGAACCAGCTTGAACAAGAACTTGACTTTAGCAAGGGATATATCAGCAAACTTGGAAAAAGCACGCCTAATGCTACGAAAATACAACAATTAGCCAATCGTTTAGGGGTCACAGTAGATTATCTTATGAATGGAACCGTGAAGAGAGATGATAGAGAGTATTACTATACTAACGAGGAAACCTGTAAAATAGCTCAGGAGATTTTTGAAAATCCGGATCTGCGGTCATTATTCTATGCTGCAAAGGACTTGTCATCTGAAAGGCTAAAAGCACATATAGACTTTATGCAGTCTCTGAAACGTCAGGAAGAAAAATATAATGATGAAGGGTGTTGA
- a CDS encoding helix-turn-helix transcriptional regulator produces MNLGSNLFNARKKRGLSQEEVAEELGVSRQTISKWELDETLPDIRQSKKLATIYGLSLDELIEFDIDLKEIQQVIEKTSEEKQQEIDWTKVWGEKYPILTTYQQEVNVNDYIPKIREMLYHLKKEYGYNDTDAFLVFKDILASVWNNKGN; encoded by the coding sequence ATGAACTTAGGAAGTAATTTGTTCAATGCACGAAAGAAAAGAGGGCTGTCACAGGAAGAAGTTGCAGAAGAATTAGGAGTGAGCAGACAAACCATTTCAAAATGGGAACTCGACGAAACGCTTCCTGACATACGCCAATCAAAAAAGTTGGCAACTATATATGGTTTATCTTTAGATGAACTGATAGAGTTTGATATTGATTTAAAGGAAATACAGCAGGTTATTGAAAAGACCAGTGAAGAAAAGCAACAGGAAATTGATTGGACAAAGGTGTGGGGTGAAAAGTATCCGATTTTAACAACTTATCAGCAAGAGGTTAATGTTAATGATTATATTCCTAAAATAAGAGAAATGCTATATCACTTGAAAAAGGAATATGGATATAATGATACAGATGCTTTTTTGGTATTCAAAGATATTTTAGCTAGTGTCTGGAATAACAAAGGAAATTAA
- a CDS encoding Ltp family lipoprotein: MGKEKPTTKICKHCKTEIPYGAKVCPQCRKKQGLGGCLTAIIIFIALGLLGSCLAGKGNETVNTSSKNQIVSEKEESTEMQAETETSAVPNASESGTDSSPTADTSAPDQKETAELTMGQKNALSKAASYLSFTAFSYSGLIKQLEYEQFSTEDATYAADNCGADWNEQAAIKAQAYLDMSSFSRGSLIDQLKYEGFTQDQAEYGATAVGY, from the coding sequence ATGGGAAAAGAAAAACCAACAACAAAAATTTGTAAGCATTGTAAAACAGAAATTCCTTATGGGGCTAAAGTTTGTCCGCAGTGCCGAAAAAAACAAGGATTGGGAGGATGCCTTACAGCCATTATAATATTTATTGCGCTTGGCTTACTTGGCTCCTGTTTAGCTGGTAAAGGCAATGAAACAGTTAATACTAGTTCAAAAAATCAAATAGTGTCCGAAAAAGAAGAATCAACAGAAATGCAGGCAGAAACTGAAACCTCAGCTGTGCCAAATGCTTCTGAGTCAGGAACTGATTCCTCACCTACAGCAGATACCTCTGCTCCGGATCAAAAAGAAACTGCAGAATTGACTATGGGGCAAAAAAATGCCCTGTCAAAAGCTGCATCTTATCTAAGTTTCACAGCATTCTCTTATAGCGGTTTAATTAAACAATTAGAATATGAACAATTCTCTACAGAAGATGCGACATACGCAGCAGATAATTGCGGAGCAGATTGGAATGAACAAGCTGCAATAAAGGCACAGGCCTACTTAGATATGAGTTCTTTTTCACGAGGTTCACTAATAGACCAGTTGAAATATGAGGGATTTACCCAAGATCAGGCGGAATACGGTGCTACTGCCGTAGGTTATTAA